One genomic window of Sphingomonas sp. C3-2 includes the following:
- the groES gene encoding co-chaperone GroES produces MTFRPLHDRVLVRRVEAEEKTAGGIIIPDSAKEKPQEGEVVAVGSGAKAEDGKVTPLDVKAGDRILFGKWSGTEVKIDGEDLLIMKESDILGIVG; encoded by the coding sequence ATGACTTTTCGTCCGTTGCACGATCGTGTTCTCGTCCGCCGCGTAGAGGCTGAAGAAAAGACCGCCGGCGGGATCATCATCCCTGACAGCGCCAAGGAAAAGCCGCAGGAAGGCGAAGTCGTCGCTGTCGGTTCGGGCGCGAAGGCCGAAGATGGCAAGGTGACCCCGCTCGACGTCAAGGCCGGCGACCGCATCCTGTTCGGCAAGTGGTCGGGCACCGAAGTCAAGATCGACGGCGAAGACCTGCTGATCATGAAGGAAAGCGACATCCTCGGCATCGTCGGCTGA